A stretch of the Aggregatibacter sp. HMT-949 genome encodes the following:
- the rpsE gene encoding 30S ribosomal protein S5 → MSNIEKQVGELQEKLIAVNRVSKTVKGGRIMSFTALTVVGDGNGRVGFGYGKAREVPAAIQKAMEKARRNMINVALNEGTLQHPVKGVHTGSRVFMQPASEGTGIIAGGAMRAVLEVAGVRNVLSKAYGSTNPINVVRATIDALANMKSPEMIAAKRGKTVDEILG, encoded by the coding sequence ATGTCAAACATCGAAAAACAAGTTGGTGAACTGCAAGAGAAGCTAATCGCAGTAAACCGTGTATCAAAAACTGTAAAAGGTGGTCGTATTATGAGCTTCACCGCATTAACTGTGGTAGGCGATGGTAACGGTCGAGTAGGTTTTGGTTATGGTAAAGCGCGCGAAGTTCCGGCAGCGATCCAAAAAGCAATGGAAAAGGCACGTCGCAATATGATTAATGTTGCTTTGAATGAAGGTACGTTACAACATCCTGTAAAAGGCGTTCACACTGGTTCTCGCGTATTTATGCAGCCAGCTAGCGAAGGTACAGGTATCATTGCAGGTGGTGCAATGCGCGCTGTGTTGGAGGTTGCCGGTGTGCGTAATGTTCTTTCTAAAGCGTATGGTTCTACCAACCCAATTAATGTTGTTCGCGCAACTATTGATGCATTAGCAAATATGAAATCACCAGAGATGATTGCTGCTAAACGTGGTAAAACTGTTGATGAAATTTTGGGGTAA
- the rplR gene encoding 50S ribosomal protein L18: protein MDKKSARVRRAARARHMMREQGVTRLVIHRTPRHIYAQVIAPNGSEVLAAASTVEKAIREQVKYTGNKDAAAVVGKTVAERALAKGVQAVAFDRSGFKYHGRVQILADAAREAGLQF from the coding sequence ATGGATAAGAAATCAGCTCGTGTCCGTCGTGCAGCTCGTGCACGTCATATGATGAGAGAGCAAGGTGTAACTCGTTTGGTTATTCACCGTACTCCGCGTCATATTTATGCACAAGTTATTGCACCGAACGGTTCAGAAGTGCTTGCCGCTGCTTCAACTGTTGAGAAAGCAATTCGTGAGCAAGTAAAATACACTGGTAACAAAGATGCTGCTGCAGTAGTGGGTAAAACTGTTGCAGAGCGCGCATTAGCAAAAGGCGTACAAGCTGTTGCTTTTGATCGTTCCGGTTTTAAATATCATGGTCGCGTCCAAATTTTAGCAGACGCTGCTCGTGAAGCTGGTCTACAGTTCTAA
- the rplX gene encoding 50S ribosomal protein L24, whose amino-acid sequence MAAKIRQNDEVIVLTGKDKGKRGKVTKVLPNGKVFVEGINIITKHEKPVPALGKAGGLVKKEAAIDASNVAIFNPKTNKADRVGFRFEDGKKVRFFKSNNEII is encoded by the coding sequence ATGGCTGCTAAAATCCGTCAAAATGATGAAGTAATTGTTCTTACCGGTAAAGATAAGGGCAAACGTGGCAAGGTAACTAAAGTGTTACCAAACGGTAAAGTGTTTGTTGAAGGTATCAACATTATTACTAAACATGAAAAACCGGTTCCTGCATTAGGTAAAGCTGGCGGTTTAGTGAAAAAAGAAGCGGCAATTGATGCTTCAAATGTTGCAATTTTTAATCCAAAAACAAATAAAGCTGACCGTGTAGGTTTTAGATTTGAAGACGGCAAAAAAGTACGTTTCTTCAAATCTAATAATGAAATTATCTAA
- the rplE gene encoding 50S ribosomal protein L5 yields the protein MAKLHDYYRDQVVNELKNKFGYKSVMQVPRIEKITLNMGVGEALTDKKLLDNAVADLTAISGQKPLVTKARKSVAGFKIRQGYPIGCKVTLRGERMWEFFERLITIAVPRIRDFRGLSAKSFDGRGNYSMGVREQIIFPEIDYDKVDRVRGLDITITTTAKNDEEGQALLAAFNFPFRK from the coding sequence ATGGCGAAACTGCATGATTACTACAGAGATCAAGTAGTAAACGAATTAAAAAATAAATTCGGCTACAAATCTGTCATGCAAGTCCCACGAATCGAAAAGATTACCCTGAATATGGGTGTGGGTGAAGCATTGACCGACAAAAAATTGCTAGACAACGCAGTAGCGGATTTAACAGCAATTAGCGGTCAAAAACCTTTAGTGACTAAAGCTCGTAAATCTGTTGCAGGCTTTAAAATCCGTCAGGGATATCCAATCGGTTGTAAAGTAACACTACGCGGCGAGCGTATGTGGGAGTTCTTTGAACGTTTAATTACAATTGCTGTTCCACGTATTCGTGACTTCCGCGGTTTAAGCGCGAAATCATTTGATGGTCGTGGTAACTACAGCATGGGTGTGCGTGAACAAATCATCTTCCCTGAAATCGATTACGATAAAGTAGATCGTGTACGTGGTTTAGATATCACTATCACAACTACTGCTAAGAATGATGAAGAAGGTCAAGCACTACTTGCTGCCTTTAATTTCCCATTCCGTAAATAA
- the rpsH gene encoding 30S ribosomal protein S8 — MSMQDPIADMLTRIRNGQTANKVAISMPSSKLKVAIANVLAAEGYIESVKVLKGAKPELEITLKYFQGKPVVESIQRVSRPGLRIYKRKDELPKVMGGLGVAVVSTSKGVMTDRAARQAGLGGEIICYVA, encoded by the coding sequence ATGAGTATGCAAGATCCAATTGCAGATATGCTGACCCGTATTCGTAACGGTCAGACTGCGAACAAAGTTGCGATCAGTATGCCTTCATCCAAGCTAAAAGTGGCAATTGCCAATGTATTAGCTGCTGAAGGTTATATCGAAAGCGTTAAAGTTTTAAAAGGTGCAAAACCTGAATTGGAAATTACTTTAAAATATTTCCAAGGGAAACCAGTTGTAGAAAGTATTCAACGTGTAAGCCGTCCTGGTCTTCGTATTTATAAACGTAAAGATGAGTTACCAAAAGTTATGGGTGGCTTAGGTGTTGCTGTTGTTTCTACATCCAAAGGTGTTATGACTGACCGTGCGGCTCGTCAAGCGGGTTTAGGCGGTGAGATCATCTGTTACGTGGCTTAA
- the rplF gene encoding 50S ribosomal protein L6, which produces MSRVAKAPVNIPAGVEVKLDGQLLTVKGKNGELSRTIHNSVEVKQDNNQLTFIPRESFAEANAQSGTARALVNAMVIGVTEGFTKKLVLVGVGYRAQLKGNTVALSLGYSHPVEHTLPAGITAECPSQTEIVLKGADKQLIGQVAADIRAYRRPEPYKGKGVRYADEVVRIKEAKKK; this is translated from the coding sequence ATGTCTCGTGTTGCAAAAGCACCTGTTAATATTCCTGCCGGTGTTGAGGTTAAACTTGACGGTCAGCTATTAACAGTAAAAGGTAAAAATGGCGAGTTATCTCGCACAATTCATAACTCAGTTGAAGTTAAACAAGATAATAATCAATTAACCTTCATTCCTCGCGAAAGTTTTGCTGAAGCGAATGCTCAATCGGGTACGGCTCGGGCATTAGTTAATGCAATGGTCATCGGAGTTACTGAAGGCTTCACTAAGAAATTAGTATTGGTAGGTGTTGGTTACAGAGCTCAACTTAAAGGCAACACAGTTGCATTAAGCTTAGGCTATTCTCACCCAGTAGAGCACACTTTGCCGGCAGGTATTACTGCAGAGTGCCCTTCTCAAACTGAAATCGTGCTGAAAGGTGCAGATAAGCAGTTAATCGGCCAAGTTGCAGCAGATATTCGTGCTTATCGCCGTCCTGAGCCTTATAAAGGTAAAGGAGTACGTTACGCTGATGAAGTGGTACGTATCAAAGAGGCTAAGAAGAAATAA
- the rpmD gene encoding 50S ribosomal protein L30: MAKTIKVTQVRSSIARLPKHKATLRGLGLRHMHHTVELIETAAVRGMINQVSYMVKVEE, translated from the coding sequence ATGGCTAAAACTATTAAAGTAACACAAGTTCGTAGCTCAATTGCGCGTTTACCAAAGCATAAAGCTACCTTGCGTGGTCTTGGTCTTCGTCACATGCATCATACTGTCGAGTTAATTGAAACAGCTGCAGTACGTGGTATGATTAACCAAGTTTCATATATGGTGAAAGTGGAGGAGTAA
- the rplO gene encoding 50S ribosomal protein L15, with amino-acid sequence MHLNTLSPAEGSKHSAKRLGRGIGSGLGKTGGRGHKGQKSRTGGSVRRGFEGGQMPLYRRLPKFGFTSMKAAVTAEVRLNELTKVEGNIVTLEALKTANVLTKDILFAKVILAGELKSAVTVRGLRVTKGAKAAIEAAGGSVEE; translated from the coding sequence ATGCATTTAAATACTCTATCCCCGGCTGAAGGCTCAAAGCATAGCGCTAAACGCCTTGGTCGTGGTATTGGTTCAGGTCTAGGTAAGACTGGTGGGCGTGGGCACAAGGGGCAAAAGTCTCGTACTGGTGGCAGTGTTCGTCGTGGGTTTGAAGGCGGCCAAATGCCATTATACCGTCGTTTACCAAAATTTGGTTTTACTTCAATGAAAGCTGCAGTAACCGCAGAAGTTCGTTTAAACGAATTAACTAAAGTTGAGGGTAATATAGTCACTTTGGAAGCATTAAAAACTGCAAATGTTTTAACTAAAGATATTCTGTTCGCTAAGGTTATTTTAGCGGGGGAATTAAAATCAGCAGTAACTGTTCGCGGTTTACGTGTAACTAAGGGCGCTAAAGCAGCAATTGAGGCTGCCGGCGGTTCAGTTGAGGAATAA
- the rpsN gene encoding 30S ribosomal protein S14: MAKQSMKARDVKRVKLAEKFYVKRVELKKIISDVNASDEERWDAVLKLQTLPRDSSPSRQRNRCRQTGRPHGVLRKFGLSRIKVREAAMRGEIPGLKKASW, encoded by the coding sequence ATGGCTAAACAATCAATGAAAGCACGCGATGTAAAACGCGTTAAATTAGCTGAAAAATTCTACGTTAAGCGTGTTGAATTAAAGAAAATTATTTCTGATGTAAATGCCTCTGACGAAGAACGCTGGGACGCAGTGTTAAAGTTACAAACTTTGCCACGTGATTCTAGTCCATCTCGTCAACGTAATCGTTGCCGCCAAACTGGACGTCCACACGGTGTTCTTCGTAAGTTTGGTTTAAGCCGTATTAAGGTTCGTGAAGCTGCGATGCGCGGTGAAATTCCAGGCCTTAAGAAAGCGAGTTGGTAA
- the rplN gene encoding 50S ribosomal protein L14: protein MIQEQTMLDVADNSGARSVMCIKVLGGSHRRYAAIGDIIKITVKEAIPRGKVKKGDVLKAVVVRTKKGVRRPDGSVIRFDGNACVILNNNTEQPIGTRIFGPVTRELRSEKFMKIISLAPEVL from the coding sequence ATGATCCAAGAACAGACTATGCTGGATGTCGCTGATAATTCAGGCGCTCGTAGCGTAATGTGTATCAAGGTTCTAGGTGGATCGCACCGTCGTTATGCTGCAATTGGCGACATTATCAAAATTACCGTAAAAGAAGCAATTCCACGCGGTAAAGTGAAAAAAGGTGATGTATTGAAAGCAGTTGTTGTGCGCACCAAGAAGGGTGTTCGTCGCCCAGATGGCTCAGTTATTCGTTTCGATGGTAATGCTTGTGTAATTTTAAATAATAACACCGAGCAACCAATCGGTACTCGTATTTTTGGACCTGTGACTCGTGAACTTCGCTCTGAGAAATTCATGAAGATCATTTCTTTAGCTCCAGAAGTACTGTAA